In one Fusarium falciforme chromosome 5, complete sequence genomic region, the following are encoded:
- a CDS encoding Zn(2)-C6 fungal-type domain-containing protein, with protein MSSQVTPPPPPSNRKPRSKVKSGCKTCKVRKVKCDEGRPACRRCLSTGRVCDGYGIWGGGNARYTQRQGGLFESKTKDARVPIYPAASISRPIQPSLALTLSPQQKIYFDWFKCRTASKLPGTFTSSFWNTLVFQAGSSEPAVLNAILALSSVHKGDAIGVGLQKSRQDALRNEQEQFTLQHYVKAISHLQPHFSTKDRTSCRIALIACIVFVCMEFLRGHFKTAQLHLANGLEILGHLQGQSDPSSGILTLKQCHDPTDDWIVEAFSRLHIQVELFRYLYQHPCIILQPAFDPQRTPTSHIRSLSDAWRQMEPILNNIFHLTQQARQHPITTREHTTQQLIKAKLAQWLNMFEAFNKTQPCEGSGDLEKAYQVLRVNHTMATIMADTCLHSDESIYDVYTDRFLLLITQLTRLWVVSAETEDFSLNWDLMYMPRSIIDIGWIAPLYFTAVKCRVHRIRLQAIKLLPCSGHREGIWDSTIAACVARKVMEMEEGDFYQGLDLGDDFSVETLPRPQDLALPLLPESRRLNEVELELSGAPMDRILLFCKQQHGVKRRVLISQYSVLLHLWVDT; from the exons ATGTCCTCCCAGGTTacaccacctccaccaccgtCTAACCGCAAGCCCCGGTCCAAGGTCAAGTCGGGATGTAAAACCTGCAA AGTCCGCAAGGTCAAGTGTGATGAGGGTCGTCCTGCTTGTCGCAGATGTCTCTCAACAGGCCGCGTGTGCGACGGCTACGGAATCTGGGGTGGAGGAAACGCGCGCTACACCCAGAGACAAGGGGGCCTCTTTGagtccaagaccaaggatgcACGCGTCCCTATCTACCCGGCCGCGTCAATATCTCGCCCTATCCAGCCAAGTCTCGCTCTGACTTTAAGCCCTCAGCAAAAGATATACTTTGACTGGTTCAAGTGTCGAACCGCGTCCAAGCTCCCGGGCACGTTCACGTCGAGTTTCTGGAACACCCTCGTCTTTCAGGCCGGGTCATCCGAGCCCGCCGTCTTGAACGCCATCCTCGCCTTGAGCTCCGTCCACAAAGGAGATGCCATCGGAGTAGGCCTACAAAAAAGCCGTCAAGATGCTCTAAGAAATGAGCAGGAACAGTTCACGCTGCAACATTACGTCAAGGCAATAAGTCACCTCCAACCACACTTCTCAACAAAGGACAGAACCTCTTGTCGCATCGCTCTCATCGCCTGTATCGTTTTTGTTTGCATGGAGTTTCTCCGAGGTCACTTCAAGACGGCACAGCTTCACCTCGCAAACGGACTCGAAATCTTAGGACACTTGCAGGGACAGTCTGATCCAAGCTCTGGCATTCTCACTCTGAAACAATGCCATGATCCAACAGATGATTGGATTGTTGAAGCATTCTCAAGACTACACATTCAGGTAGAGCTCTTCAGATACCTCTATCAACACCCATGCATCATCCTCCAACCAGCTTTTGACCCTCAAAGGACACCGACTAGTCATATCCGCTCACTCAGCGACGCCTGGAGGCAGATGGAACCGATTCTCAACAATATTTTTCATCTCACACAACAAGCCCGCCAACATCCCATCACAACAAGAGAACACACAACTCAGCAGCTCATAAAGGCAAAACTCGCTCAATGGCTAAACATGTTTGAAGCCTTCAACAAAACCCAGCCATGTGAAGGATCCGGCGATCTAGAAAAGGCCTATCAGGTCCTTCGCGTCAACCACACCATGGCAACCATCATGGCAGATACGTGTCTACACAGCGATGAATCCATATATGACGTCTACACAGACCGGTTCCTCTTGTTGATCACACAACTAACGAGATTATGGGTGGTATCCGCAGAAACCGAGGATTTCTCACTCAATTGGGATCTCATGTACATGCCCAGATCCATCATCGACATCGGCTGGATCGCACCGCTCTACTTCACAGCCGTCAAGTGCCGCGTCCACCGCATAAGGCTACAAGCAATCAAACTCCTACCATGCAGCGGTCACAGAGAAGGAATCTGGGATTCAACCATAGCAGCCTGCGTCGCCAGAAAAgtcatggagatggaggaaggTGACTTCTACCAAGGCCTCGATCTGGGAGATGACTTTTCCGTAGAGACTCTTCCGCGGCCGCAGGACTTGGCGTTGCCGTTGCTTCCAGAGTCACGCAGGTTGAACGAGGTTGAGCTGGAGCTGTCTGGTGCTCCGATGGATAGGATACTGTTGTTCTGCAAGCAGCAGCATGGTGTAAAGCGGAGGGTTCTTATATCGCAGTATAGCGTTCTGTTGCATTTATGGGTAGATACATGA
- a CDS encoding Beta-lactamase domain-containing protein produces MSSHISASDPRIAKALQTILDRGVTGVSLTAYYQGKPVIEGTAGYANVEKNRPVDKDTIFPVFSTTKGITALAVHIQAEKGLLRLDDPIAKHWPEFAANGKEAITIEHALSHRSGIPQMPEDVTPELMGDWEWMTERIANYTPIFPPGKSNAYHVLVYGWILGEIVRRTDPEHRPFGQFVKQEIFERLGVDKDIFYGVPDPELDRVATLYGKNQESIVDKYNPLPVFPGPRQHNLRSMLQAVDPGAGAVSNSASLARIFSMLAEGGELDGVRILSPERVKTFSKPREGVHDIDEIFTGPVPFGASGFWVRQEGMSDPLVGDHDNIIYSPGAGGSIVWADLRDRLSVAIVNNHMDAGVSVDPEPIWAVLARAVREVSADLQD; encoded by the coding sequence ATGTCGTCCCACATCTCTGCCTCTGATCCTCGCATCGCCAAGGCGCTGCAGACAATCCTCGACCGTGGAGTGACGGGCGTCTCTTTGACGGCCTACTACCAAGGCAAACCCGTCATTGAAGGCACTGCAGGATACGCCAACGTGGAGAAGAACCGCCCAGTTGATAAAGACACTATCTTCCCCGTCTTCTCAACAACAAAGGGCATCACGGCATTGGCTGTTCACATCCAAGCCGAGAAGGGGCTGCTCCGTCTCGATGATCCAATCGCCAAGCACTGGCCTGAGTTCGCCGCCAATGGCAAAGAGGCCATCACAATTGAGCATGCTCTCTCGCACCGCTCGGGGATCCCTCAGATGCCGGAGGATGTGACCCCGGAGCTCATGGGAGACTGGGAGTGGATGACAGAACGTATCGCCAACTACACACCCATCTTCCCACCAGGAAAATCCAACGCCTACCACGTGTTGGTATACGGCTGGATCCTCGGAGAAATAGTCCGCAGGACTGATCCCGAGCACCGTCCGTTCGGCCAGTTTGTCAAGCAAGAGATCTTTGAGCGGCTAGGCGTCGACAAAGACATCTTCTACGGCGTGCCAGATCCTGAACTCGACAGGGTCGCCACCTTGTACGGCAAGAATCAGGAAAGCATCGTTGACAAGTACAACCCCTTGCCTGTGTTCCCAGGTCCCAGGCAGCACAACCTCAGAAGCATGCTGCAGGCCGTGGACCCGGGCGCAGGGGCTGTGAGCAACTCAGCATCGCTGGCCCGGATATTCTCCATGCTTGCAGAGGGCGGCGAGTTGGATGGTGTGAGAATATTATCTCCGGAGCGCGTCAAGACCTTTTCAAAGCCACGAGAGGGTGTCCATGACATAGATGAGATCTTCACGGGCCCGGTGCCTTTCGGAGCCTCTGGGTTCTGGGTCAGACAGGAGGGCATGTCTGATCCCCTGGTGGGTGACCACGACAACATCATCTACAGcccaggagcaggaggatcCATCGTATGGGCTGACCTTCGTGATAGATTATCAGTGGCGATTGTGAACAACCACATGGACGCTGGAGTGTCGGTTGATCCTGAGCCGATCTGGGCGGTGCTTGCCCGTGCTGTACGTGAGGTTAGTGCAGATCTGCAAGACTGA
- a CDS encoding CRAL-TRIO domain-containing protein — protein MDVNPKYDNYDFPTQGPEKQDGHAGYLTEEQIAKVHQLRMLLEAEGVTDRLDTLTLLRFLRARKFDVELSKAMFLDTEKWRKETKLDETVPTWDYPEKAEISKYYTQFYHKTDKDGRPIYIETLGGIDLTAMYKITTAERMLQNLAVEYERVADPRLPACSRKAGHLLETCCTIMDLKGVSIGKVPQVYSYVKQASVISQNYYPERLGKLYMINAPWGFSTVWSIVKGWLDPVTVSKINILGTGYKSELLKQIDAENLPKQFGGSCECQGGCENSDAGPWHDPQWARPAWWEKKQDDKVIENKGSEIEAPAGEKAPEVAPVAEKDGAAQPAPAAA, from the exons atggatGTGAACCCCAAGTACGACAACTACGACTTCCCTACCCAGGGACCCGAGAAGCAGGATGGCCACGCTGGCTACCTCACAGAGGAGCAGATCGCCAAGGTGCACCAGCTTCGGATGCTCCTCGAGGCTGAGGGCGTGACTGATCGATTGGACACTCTGACTCTG CTTCGATTCCTCCGAGCGCGCAAGTTCGACGTCGAGCTCTCAAAAGCCAT GTTCTTGGACACTGAGAAATGGCGAAAGGAGACCAAGCTGGACGAGACTGTGCCTACCTGGGACTACCCCGAGAAGGCTGAGATCAGCAAGTACTACACTCAGTTCTACCACAAGACCGACAAG GATGGCCGACCCATCTACATCGAGACCCTCGGCGGCATTGACTTGACTGCCATGTACAAGATCACCACCGCCGAGCGTATGCTTCAGAACCTTGCTGTCGAGTACGAGCGCGTCGCCGACCCCCGTCTCCCTGCCTGCTCCCGCAAGGCTGGTCATCTCCTTGAGACCTGCTGCACCATCATGGACCTCAAGGGTGTCTCCATCGGCAAGGTCCCCCAGGTGTACTCGTATGTCAAGCAGGCCTCAGTCATCTCTCAGAACTACTACCCTGAGCGTCTGGGCAAGCTTTACATGATCAACGCTCCCTGGGGCTTCTCCACCGTCTGGAGCATCGTCAAGGGCTGGCTCGACCCCGTCACCGTGTCCAAGATTAACATTCTGGGCACGGGCTACAAGAgcgagctcctcaagcagATCGACGCCGAGAACCTGCCCAAGCAGTTTGGCGGCTCTTGCGAGTGCCAGGGCGGCTGCGAGAACAGCGACGCCGGCCCCTGGCACGACCCCCAGTGGGCGCGCCCCGCCTggtgggagaagaagcaggatgACAAGGTCATCGAGAACAAGGGCTCCGAGATTGAGGCTCCcgcgggcgagaaggccCCCGAGGTTGCCCCCGTCGCTGAGAAGGACGGGGCTGCCCAGCCTGCGCCCGCCGCGGCTTAG